Proteins encoded together in one Fundidesulfovibrio magnetotacticus window:
- a CDS encoding branched-chain amino acid ABC transporter permease gives MLAGAPQYLVSGLTVGATYGLTALGFTMIFNTTGIINFAQGEFVMLGGMLSVAFLKAGAPLPAAVLLAVMVTALAGALIERGVIRPVGRSAAVNLVIITIGVSILVRGAVMLLWGKDAFAMPAFTGAKPLMLLGAAVQPQSIWVLSITLVILAALKLFYSRSIHGKAMLACACERKAAQLMGISVERMAMLSFALSGFVGAAGGAILAPITLTSYDVGIMLGLKGFAACILGGLGNPFGAAAGGLILGVLESFGAGFISSAYKDAFAFIVLLVLLFAKPTGLFGGPRSDRV, from the coding sequence ATGCTCGCAGGCGCACCCCAATACCTCGTCTCCGGTCTCACGGTAGGAGCCACCTACGGCCTCACGGCCCTGGGCTTCACCATGATTTTCAACACCACCGGCATCATCAACTTCGCCCAGGGCGAATTCGTGATGCTGGGCGGCATGCTCTCCGTGGCCTTCCTCAAGGCAGGAGCCCCGCTCCCGGCGGCCGTGCTCCTGGCCGTGATGGTCACGGCCCTGGCGGGCGCGCTCATCGAGCGCGGCGTCATCCGCCCCGTGGGACGCTCGGCCGCCGTGAACCTGGTGATCATCACCATCGGCGTCTCCATACTGGTGCGCGGGGCCGTCATGCTCCTCTGGGGCAAGGACGCCTTCGCCATGCCCGCCTTCACCGGCGCCAAGCCCCTGATGCTCCTGGGCGCGGCCGTACAGCCCCAGAGCATCTGGGTGCTCTCCATCACCCTGGTGATCCTGGCCGCCCTCAAGCTTTTCTACAGCCGCTCCATCCACGGCAAGGCCATGCTGGCCTGCGCCTGCGAGCGCAAGGCCGCGCAGCTCATGGGCATCTCCGTGGAGCGCATGGCCATGCTCTCCTTCGCGCTCTCGGGCTTCGTGGGCGCGGCGGGCGGGGCCATTCTCGCGCCCATCACGCTCACCTCCTACGACGTGGGCATCATGCTGGGCCTCAAGGGCTTCGCCGCCTGCATCCTGGGCGGGCTGGGCAACCCCTTCGGGGCGGCCGCCGGAGGGCTTATCCTGGGCGTGCTGGAATCCTTCGGCGCGGGCTTCATCTCCTCGGCCTACAAGGACGCCTTCGCCTTCATCGTGCTCCTCGTGCTGCTCTTCGCCAAACCCACCGGGCTCTTCGGCGGCCCCCGCTCCGACAGGGTCTAG